In Aequorivita sp. H23M31, a single window of DNA contains:
- a CDS encoding UDP-glucuronic acid decarboxylase family protein translates to MKKVLITGAAGFLGSHLCDKFIKEGFHVIGMDNLITGDLKNIEHLFKLETFEFYHHDVTKFVHVPGDIDYILHFASPASPIDYLKIPIQTLKVGSLGTHNLLGLARAKNARIMIASTSEVYGDPLVHPQTEEYYGNVNTIGPRGVYDEAKRFQESITMAYHRAHGLETRIARIFNTYGPRMRLNDGRVIPAFIGQALRGENITVFGDGSQTRSFCYVDDQIEGLYRLLLSDYHLPVNIGNPGEITILDFAKEIVKLTETDQKIIFKPLPQDDPLQREPDISRAKIVLDWEPKISREVGMKKTYEYFKSLSKEELLKSEHKDFSKHNR, encoded by the coding sequence TTGAAAAAAGTACTCATAACAGGTGCCGCTGGATTTTTAGGTTCCCATCTTTGTGACAAGTTCATTAAAGAAGGTTTTCACGTTATTGGAATGGACAATCTCATTACCGGAGACCTCAAAAATATCGAGCATTTGTTTAAGCTTGAGACATTTGAGTTTTATCATCACGATGTAACAAAATTTGTACACGTTCCTGGAGATATAGATTATATTCTCCATTTTGCCTCTCCTGCCAGTCCTATTGATTATCTAAAGATTCCAATTCAAACCTTGAAAGTAGGTTCATTGGGAACTCATAATTTATTAGGATTAGCGCGAGCAAAGAATGCCAGAATTATGATAGCATCTACTTCTGAGGTCTACGGTGATCCTTTGGTGCATCCCCAAACGGAAGAATACTATGGTAATGTCAATACTATAGGCCCTAGGGGTGTCTATGACGAAGCTAAAAGGTTTCAGGAGTCTATTACTATGGCGTATCATCGGGCACATGGATTGGAAACGCGAATTGCACGTATCTTCAACACCTACGGGCCACGTATGCGTCTTAATGACGGTCGCGTTATCCCTGCATTTATTGGTCAAGCACTCCGCGGAGAGAATATAACGGTTTTTGGAGATGGTTCGCAAACTAGATCCTTTTGTTATGTGGATGATCAAATAGAAGGTTTATACAGGTTATTGTTAAGCGATTACCATTTACCCGTTAATATTGGTAATCCAGGTGAGATAACTATCCTTGATTTCGCAAAAGAAATAGTAAAACTTACGGAGACTGATCAAAAAATTATATTTAAACCACTACCCCAAGATGATCCATTGCAGCGCGAACCGGATATTTCTAGAGCCAAAATAGTTTTAGATTGGGAACCTAAAATATCTCGGGAAGTAGGTATGAAAAAAACCTATGAATATTTTAAAAGTCTTTCAAAGGAGGAACTTTTAAAAAGCGAGCATAAAGATTTTTCAAAGCACAATAGATAG
- a CDS encoding exopolysaccharide biosynthesis polyprenyl glycosylphosphotransferase yields MFRSGRYSGFLRPISYGIDLFFIHFLAFHFFGLTFPFFNFVVFLTIAWILLSIRSGFYEIYRFTHIAYIMSLLGKQGIIFLLIVFSFFGFYSQYNISSATIFKYILTVMLCVAIMKFGIYFLLKKFRLYLGGNVRKVVIIGLNQKTEQLRKFFTTNPVYGYKLYRTFNLKGSDNDSLEDCMAYVLQENIEEIYASVGELSNKEIARLIEFVDNNLKVLKFLPDNKEIFSKKLDFSYYGVLPILSMRKIPMDEPFNKFLKRSFDIVLSLIVIIGILSWLTPLLGLLIKLESKGPVFFKQKRNGLDYKEFYCYKFRSMIPNPMADLHQISKGDERVTRVGKIIRKTSMDELPQFINVLKGDMSVVGPRPHMVSHTHMYAERIDKFMVRHFIKPGITGLAQVSGFRGEVDSESHIINRVKYDIFYLENWSLFLDLKIVFQTIYNALRGEEQAY; encoded by the coding sequence ATGTTTAGGAGCGGGAGATATTCGGGATTTTTGAGGCCTATTTCTTATGGAATAGACCTTTTCTTTATCCATTTTTTAGCGTTCCATTTTTTTGGATTAACTTTTCCATTCTTCAATTTTGTAGTTTTTTTGACGATTGCTTGGATACTGCTTTCCATTCGCTCTGGGTTCTATGAAATTTACCGTTTTACGCATATTGCCTATATAATGTCCTTATTGGGGAAGCAAGGAATTATTTTCTTGTTGATCGTTTTTTCCTTTTTTGGTTTTTATAGCCAATACAATATTTCATCAGCAACTATTTTCAAATATATTTTGACAGTAATGCTTTGTGTTGCCATTATGAAATTCGGAATCTATTTTCTCCTGAAAAAGTTCCGTTTGTACTTGGGTGGCAATGTTCGCAAAGTAGTTATCATTGGTCTAAATCAGAAAACAGAGCAACTGCGTAAATTTTTCACCACTAACCCAGTATATGGGTATAAACTTTATAGAACATTTAATCTTAAAGGTTCGGATAATGACAGTTTGGAAGATTGTATGGCATATGTTTTACAGGAAAATATTGAGGAAATATACGCCTCAGTTGGCGAACTGAGCAATAAGGAAATAGCAAGACTAATAGAATTTGTAGATAATAACTTAAAGGTCCTTAAATTTCTGCCCGATAATAAGGAAATATTCAGCAAAAAACTGGATTTTTCTTATTATGGTGTTCTTCCCATTCTTTCTATGCGAAAAATACCCATGGACGAACCCTTTAATAAATTTTTGAAACGTAGTTTTGATATAGTCCTTTCCCTAATTGTTATTATTGGAATATTGTCATGGCTTACACCTTTATTGGGATTATTGATAAAATTGGAATCTAAAGGGCCGGTTTTCTTCAAACAGAAGCGCAACGGATTGGACTATAAGGAGTTTTATTGTTATAAATTCCGTTCTATGATACCCAATCCAATGGCGGATTTGCACCAAATAAGTAAAGGAGATGAACGGGTAACCAGAGTGGGAAAAATTATTCGAAAAACCAGTATGGATGAACTGCCACAGTTTATCAATGTGCTCAAGGGAGACATGTCCGTAGTTGGACCAAGACCCCATATGGTCAGCCACACCCATATGTATGCAGAACGGATTGACAAATTTATGGTACGTCACTTTATTAAACCGGGAATAACGGGGTTGGCCCAAGTGAGTGGATTTCGGGGGGAAGTGGACAGTGAGAGCCATATTATAAATAGGGTTAAGTACGATATTTTCTATTTGGAAAACTGGAGTTTGTTCCTAGATTTAAAAATCGTTTTTCAAACTATCTACAACGCTCTTCGTGGTGAGGAACAAGCGTATTAA
- a CDS encoding WecB/TagA/CpsF family glycosyltransferase — MGRIQLLNTSIDNLSMQETLALVQEKIREGKQLHHVVVNAGKLAAMQKDLELRQSVNQSHLVNADGQAVVWASQFLGKPLKERVAGIDLMAGLVEMAHKNQNKIFLFGAKEEIVKEVARKYSEIYSPNLIAGYRNGYFSASEEKAIAQQIADSGTQMLFVAISSPIKENFLYKYRDILKNVNLIMGVGGSFDVVAGKTKRAPKWMQKIGMEWFYRFLQEPRRMWKRYLVGNSQFIYFVLKERFSKHRES; from the coding sequence ATGGGCAGAATACAGCTTCTAAACACTTCCATAGACAACCTCTCCATGCAGGAAACCCTGGCATTGGTTCAGGAAAAAATACGAGAGGGTAAGCAGTTGCATCACGTGGTTGTAAACGCGGGCAAACTCGCAGCAATGCAAAAGGACCTAGAACTGCGCCAAAGCGTAAATCAATCCCACCTTGTTAATGCAGATGGCCAAGCGGTTGTTTGGGCCTCACAATTTTTAGGAAAACCACTTAAGGAACGCGTGGCCGGAATTGACCTTATGGCTGGCCTGGTTGAAATGGCACATAAAAACCAGAACAAAATTTTTCTCTTTGGAGCTAAGGAGGAAATTGTTAAAGAGGTAGCTCGTAAATATTCTGAAATCTATAGCCCCAACCTTATTGCTGGGTATCGAAATGGCTATTTCTCCGCTTCCGAAGAGAAAGCTATTGCGCAACAGATTGCAGATAGCGGTACCCAGATGCTTTTTGTTGCAATCTCTTCGCCAATAAAAGAGAACTTTCTCTACAAATATCGAGATATACTCAAAAATGTAAATTTAATAATGGGCGTTGGTGGAAGTTTTGATGTAGTAGCCGGAAAAACAAAACGGGCACCAAAATGGATGCAAAAAATAGGCATGGAATGGTTCTATCGATTCTTACAGGAACCACGTAGAATGTGGAAACGCTACCTCGTTGGGAATTCCCAATTTATTTATTTTGTCCTCAAAGAACGATTTTCCAAGCACAGGGAGTCTTAA
- a CDS encoding ArnT family glycosyltransferase: MSKKIILYLLYFFSILVFSKLIYHVFLSLEENTPILLVKWVKIFLVLSSAFVLFKLINNRKISNLFFGVFLVLFSLSLRYWWIFNVNTEPISDFSVMFHSAQKLMTGNISAVRDNPYFIKYPSNIPFTAYQAIILFFSNSVLALKILNVIFGTLIVWLVYKISKLISGGPTGRITGLISALYPPLIIYSSVLTNQTLSIFFMLLAIWMYFRKKNLIYVGAVLALANLIRPTITVFFIGLFVFMILTFIFENKIDFFKSGKILFLNLGKLAGSYFLVLMLLSFSFQWLEISKHGLLNDPIPSYKLLVGLNPKTIGHYSTEDASLTDNLDTFEENAKPLIKERLKDKTKLRTLLDEKFIKMWAKKDAGTYWAFTSNIKNKNDFEFITLFEQYFYIFLIGMGIIFILLSLKFQGASPLSPYLLFYLIILGFVLIYSVYEIQSRYRYEIYPLFILIAGAGFAKLFFKTSHLGSIRSDDNEISPIK, from the coding sequence ATGTCGAAAAAGATAATTCTGTACCTGCTATATTTTTTTTCAATTTTAGTCTTTTCAAAATTAATCTATCATGTATTTTTATCTCTAGAAGAAAATACTCCTATTCTTTTGGTAAAATGGGTGAAAATTTTCTTGGTTCTGTCTTCAGCCTTTGTCCTGTTTAAACTTATTAATAATAGAAAAATATCGAACTTATTTTTTGGTGTTTTTTTGGTTTTATTCTCATTGTCTTTAAGATATTGGTGGATTTTCAATGTAAATACTGAGCCAATTTCAGACTTTAGCGTCATGTTTCATTCTGCCCAAAAGTTGATGACTGGAAATATTTCTGCAGTTCGTGATAATCCTTACTTTATAAAATATCCTTCAAATATTCCTTTTACCGCATATCAAGCAATAATATTATTTTTCTCCAATTCCGTTTTGGCCCTAAAGATATTAAACGTGATTTTTGGAACTTTGATAGTATGGCTTGTTTATAAGATTTCAAAACTAATTAGTGGTGGACCAACAGGACGAATCACTGGACTTATTTCGGCGCTATACCCACCTTTAATAATCTATTCTTCTGTACTGACGAATCAAACATTGTCAATATTTTTTATGTTGTTGGCTATATGGATGTATTTTAGGAAGAAAAACTTGATTTATGTGGGTGCAGTATTGGCGTTGGCCAACTTGATACGACCAACCATTACTGTCTTTTTTATAGGCTTGTTTGTCTTTATGATTCTTACTTTCATTTTTGAAAATAAGATTGATTTTTTTAAATCAGGGAAAATACTTTTTTTAAACCTAGGAAAACTAGCAGGCTCTTATTTTTTAGTTCTAATGCTATTAAGCTTTTCATTTCAATGGTTAGAAATAAGCAAACATGGTTTATTGAATGACCCAATACCAAGCTATAAGTTGCTCGTAGGTTTAAACCCGAAAACTATTGGTCATTATTCAACGGAAGATGCAAGCCTTACAGACAATCTAGACACGTTTGAAGAAAATGCAAAACCATTAATTAAAGAAAGGCTTAAGGATAAAACAAAACTTAGAACGCTTTTAGACGAAAAATTTATAAAAATGTGGGCTAAAAAGGATGCAGGGACCTATTGGGCATTTACATCAAATATCAAAAACAAAAATGATTTTGAGTTTATAACATTATTTGAACAATATTTTTATATCTTTTTAATAGGAATGGGAATTATTTTCATTCTATTAAGCCTTAAATTTCAGGGAGCTTCTCCTCTCTCCCCGTATTTATTATTCTATTTAATAATTTTAGGCTTTGTTCTGATCTATTCTGTTTATGAGATACAATCGCGTTATCGCTATGAAATTTATCCCTTGTTCATTTTAATCGCTGGAGCAGGTTTTGCGAAATTATTTTTTAAAACTTCACATTTAGGCTCCATAAGAAGTGATGACAATGAAATTTCTCCAATAAAGTAA
- a CDS encoding sialate O-acetylesterase codes for MKGTILSILLCWFIFSCADKKNESVQLFVIAGQSNAMGVGDSSQSIIGEEPCYEYDSKKDSFVTLKDPVGQDDMHFHVAKTGSFIPSFAYNYAKITHQPIYVVQCAKGGSSLSPKAEVKDWGNWDPSGKLLSSSFKKIDLALSALKDEGKGESKLAAIIWSQGENDGEAIGKGNLTAEEYKAGLKNLISEYRERFGSNLPFVIIETGRHASCKECDEGYAIVRKIQGEVAAEDKYTFIGYNETKDFIERKWLKDPVHYNQDALNDIGKKLAKFMVEHNIL; via the coding sequence ATGAAAGGAACAATTTTATCTATTCTTCTTTGTTGGTTTATATTTTCTTGTGCTGATAAGAAAAATGAATCCGTTCAATTATTTGTTATTGCAGGTCAGAGTAATGCCATGGGAGTTGGAGATTCTTCACAATCAATTATTGGGGAAGAGCCTTGTTATGAATATGATTCCAAAAAAGATTCCTTCGTAACCCTAAAGGATCCCGTGGGACAGGATGATATGCACTTCCATGTTGCAAAGACGGGAAGTTTTATTCCCTCGTTCGCATATAATTATGCCAAAATAACGCATCAACCCATTTATGTAGTTCAATGCGCAAAAGGGGGAAGCTCGTTAAGTCCCAAAGCCGAAGTAAAAGATTGGGGCAATTGGGACCCATCAGGAAAATTATTATCCAGCAGTTTTAAAAAGATAGATCTTGCTCTTTCGGCCTTAAAAGATGAGGGCAAGGGTGAATCTAAGCTAGCAGCTATTATCTGGTCTCAGGGTGAAAATGACGGGGAAGCAATTGGAAAAGGTAATTTGACTGCTGAAGAATATAAGGCTGGTTTAAAAAATCTAATTTCAGAATATCGCGAAAGATTCGGTTCAAATCTGCCGTTCGTAATTATTGAAACTGGAAGACATGCCAGTTGTAAAGAATGTGACGAAGGTTATGCCATTGTTAGAAAGATTCAGGGAGAAGTAGCCGCAGAAGACAAATATACTTTTATAGGCTATAATGAAACCAAGGATTTTATCGAAAGGAAATGGTTAAAGGATCCTGTGCATTATAATCAGGATGCTCTTAATGATATTGGAAAGAAGTTGGCCAAGTTTATGGTTGAACATAATATCCTATAA
- a CDS encoding glycosyltransferase family 4 protein, which translates to MKIFLTSNMYPSSKDSLFGVFVKNFRLELKKNGVVFPAVSIIEGKRSNNLSKALTYLKYYLSVCFNFIFKDYDLVYVHFMSHNAPVLAFLFFLFKKKKPLVINVHGDDVTASKGKKIDNLNKFILKKVDLVVVPSTYFKKMMLENYPFLTENQIFVSPSGGVDATRFYPIKMERNEIPILGMISRIDKGKGWDDFIKALKGLREKNIEFKAIIAGQGLQEKDMLEMIREFNLQDRVEFLGLVKQEELVQLYNKMDVMVFPTKREAESLGLVGVEAMSCGTPVIGGNIAGPKTYINHNQNGLLFEPGNVSELEGCIERYLKLSSEEKSQMKNAAIKTAEEYESGYVMNRLLKQLKTLCIKN; encoded by the coding sequence ATGAAAATATTTTTGACTTCAAATATGTATCCTTCTTCAAAAGACTCGCTTTTTGGCGTGTTTGTAAAGAATTTTAGACTTGAACTTAAAAAGAATGGTGTGGTTTTTCCAGCCGTTTCGATTATTGAGGGAAAAAGGTCCAATAATCTAAGTAAGGCATTAACCTATTTGAAATATTATTTGTCTGTATGTTTTAATTTTATCTTTAAAGACTACGATTTGGTGTATGTGCATTTTATGTCGCATAATGCCCCTGTGCTGGCTTTTCTGTTTTTTCTATTTAAGAAAAAGAAACCTTTGGTAATTAATGTACACGGAGACGACGTTACTGCTTCCAAAGGGAAAAAAATAGATAATCTAAATAAGTTTATTCTTAAAAAGGTAGATTTGGTAGTTGTTCCTTCTACGTATTTCAAAAAAATGATGTTGGAAAACTATCCATTTTTGACTGAGAACCAAATCTTTGTTTCCCCATCAGGAGGTGTGGATGCCACGAGGTTCTATCCTATAAAAATGGAAAGGAACGAAATACCAATCTTGGGTATGATTTCCCGAATAGATAAAGGAAAAGGTTGGGACGACTTTATAAAGGCTTTGAAAGGTCTCAGAGAAAAAAATATAGAGTTCAAAGCAATAATTGCAGGACAGGGGTTACAGGAAAAGGATATGCTGGAAATGATCCGCGAGTTTAATTTACAGGATCGAGTAGAATTCTTAGGCCTGGTAAAACAAGAGGAGCTAGTTCAATTATATAATAAAATGGACGTTATGGTATTTCCTACAAAACGCGAAGCCGAAAGTTTGGGCTTAGTGGGCGTGGAAGCTATGAGTTGTGGTACCCCAGTTATTGGCGGAAATATTGCCGGACCAAAAACTTATATTAATCACAATCAAAATGGACTGTTATTTGAACCTGGAAATGTTTCTGAATTGGAGGGATGTATTGAAAGATACCTCAAACTTTCCTCAGAAGAAAAATCTCAAATGAAAAATGCTGCCATAAAAACTGCAGAGGAATATGAAAGTGGTTATGTAATGAATAGACTTTTAAAACAACTGAAAACGCTATGTATCAAAAACTGA
- a CDS encoding O-antigen ligase family protein, whose product MRILLSAIYPYAFLLLYLIIPFDNYIRALPNILLIILLVTFPFIIKKSDFKKIKILPIAIFTLLFAYLCFNSLVAGRWTEDFNIIKKVLIALGLAILYIPVTDFDSTWGRAAKIKMAIILSSLAAIAFSVYNFVLITDATGSFALGNSPQVVESLLIDRLYLGLLSTFSILISFQSIKKDFHPNNNYHLANIFINLLFIVLIASKIAGISLFILLLIRQFYGQRKAWKMIIAGIAIVAIGGLVFLMKSESPNPLDPDKNPKTSLALIENTRTYELRAVVWECVANIISEEGFTWTGDGFEATENKLLSCYDSQITEPIKRFNFLNQKYNTHNQFLDFYLSAGFIALLLFVVFIVVSFITVRKQFVPTAMLAILIMYSFLENVFHRQIGAYYIGFIVIIIITSALTVENKNINRT is encoded by the coding sequence ATGAGGATACTGCTCTCCGCCATATACCCATATGCTTTTTTGCTGCTATATCTCATTATTCCTTTTGACAATTATATAAGGGCCCTGCCTAATATACTTTTGATAATTCTATTGGTCACTTTCCCATTTATTATAAAGAAAAGTGATTTCAAAAAAATAAAGATTCTTCCCATTGCCATATTCACATTACTTTTTGCATATCTCTGTTTCAATTCATTAGTTGCTGGTAGATGGACAGAAGATTTTAATATTATTAAAAAAGTCCTGATAGCCCTTGGTCTCGCTATCCTTTACATTCCCGTAACCGATTTTGATTCAACTTGGGGAAGGGCAGCGAAGATTAAAATGGCTATCATACTTTCCTCTTTGGCGGCCATAGCTTTTTCTGTGTATAATTTTGTATTGATAACAGATGCTACTGGTAGCTTTGCCCTGGGTAATTCTCCACAAGTTGTAGAATCATTGTTAATTGATAGACTCTATCTAGGTTTACTCAGCACTTTTAGCATCTTGATTTCCTTTCAATCCATTAAGAAAGATTTCCATCCTAACAATAACTACCATCTGGCCAACATATTCATCAACCTATTGTTTATAGTTTTGATTGCGTCAAAAATTGCAGGTATTTCATTATTTATTTTATTACTTATAAGGCAGTTTTATGGTCAGCGAAAGGCTTGGAAGATGATAATCGCAGGTATCGCAATTGTTGCTATTGGGGGTTTAGTTTTTCTTATGAAAAGTGAAAGTCCCAATCCACTTGACCCAGACAAAAATCCAAAGACTTCTCTGGCATTAATTGAAAATACGAGGACCTATGAGCTTCGTGCAGTTGTTTGGGAGTGTGTGGCAAATATTATCAGTGAGGAAGGATTTACCTGGACAGGAGATGGATTTGAAGCTACCGAAAATAAACTTCTTTCTTGTTATGATTCACAAATAACGGAACCCATAAAAAGATTTAATTTTCTCAATCAAAAATATAATACCCATAATCAATTTTTAGATTTTTATCTCAGTGCGGGTTTTATCGCATTGCTGCTTTTTGTAGTGTTTATTGTTGTCAGCTTTATTACAGTACGTAAACAGTTTGTCCCCACGGCAATGCTAGCAATTTTGATAATGTATTCATTCCTCGAAAATGTATTCCATAGACAAATTGGAGCTTATTATATCGGTTTTATTGTGATTATAATCATAACCAGTGCGCTTACGGTGGAAAACAAGAATATAAACCGAACTTAA
- a CDS encoding O-antigen ligase family protein — protein MIKGIRSYWNNNPPSKVFFQVSTYLFVGTLPLWDNLNTIILWFFIASSLFMLNPKHRLANLKSNKVAIYALLSLYLLFILGYFFSTNVKIALRDIERTLTLVLIPLIVLSHNRVDFDLKKVYIAFGTGLFTGMVICWAFIFHSIATNFTPWVQAGYFFKWIYSGWNAVAPIDGHPSYFAVMLVIFILGIIRMPEFRNLRRNKLKLVLLLAPFFLFLIETSSRIGIITLIAVLILTILKKLEIKRVFYVVGLVIVLGLLSIKFDYLGSKFTSIVDTQGNVTLDRYPRWIAILSEFSDRENWIFGVGTGDRQALYDVTYSKGGFQIALDNEYNAHNQYLEFLVSNGILGVLVYILVLATFIRKTRLRGEALSFFVIIALFSFSETIFGLAKGVFIFAFFYSFYVIWYSGNKDYKLEEKQGNESLCVE, from the coding sequence ATGATAAAAGGTATCAGAAGTTATTGGAACAATAACCCACCGTCCAAAGTTTTTTTTCAGGTAAGCACCTACCTTTTTGTGGGTACCCTACCTTTATGGGATAACCTCAATACTATTATACTGTGGTTTTTTATTGCGTCTTCCCTTTTTATGCTCAATCCTAAACACCGTTTAGCAAATTTAAAAAGTAATAAAGTCGCCATTTATGCCCTTTTGAGTCTTTACCTGCTTTTTATATTGGGTTATTTCTTTTCTACGAACGTAAAGATTGCATTGAGGGATATTGAAAGGACTTTGACCTTAGTATTGATTCCTTTGATCGTGCTTTCCCATAATCGAGTGGATTTCGATCTAAAAAAAGTATATATCGCTTTTGGTACGGGTCTTTTTACGGGAATGGTTATTTGTTGGGCATTCATTTTTCATTCCATTGCAACCAATTTTACACCTTGGGTACAAGCGGGTTACTTTTTTAAATGGATATATTCAGGATGGAATGCCGTTGCTCCAATTGACGGCCACCCCAGTTATTTTGCGGTAATGCTGGTAATTTTTATTCTGGGAATCATTAGAATGCCAGAATTTAGGAATCTGAGAAGGAATAAATTAAAACTAGTGCTTCTGTTAGCTCCCTTTTTTCTTTTTCTAATTGAAACCAGTAGTCGCATAGGTATTATAACCCTTATCGCCGTTCTGATATTAACAATCCTCAAAAAACTAGAGATTAAAAGAGTATTCTATGTGGTGGGATTGGTAATTGTTTTAGGGTTGCTATCAATAAAATTTGATTACCTGGGAAGTAAATTTACCTCCATTGTGGATACCCAGGGAAATGTTACTCTGGACCGATATCCCCGATGGATTGCCATTTTATCTGAATTTAGCGACCGTGAAAACTGGATATTTGGAGTGGGCACTGGCGATAGACAAGCACTTTATGATGTAACCTATAGCAAAGGAGGTTTTCAAATTGCCTTGGATAATGAATACAATGCCCATAACCAATATTTGGAATTTTTAGTTTCGAATGGAATTTTGGGAGTGCTGGTATATATTCTTGTTCTAGCAACATTTATAAGAAAAACTCGATTGAGAGGAGAGGCGTTGTCCTTTTTTGTAATTATAGCACTTTTTTCATTTTCCGAAACAATCTTCGGTTTAGCTAAGGGTGTGTTTATCTTTGCCTTCTTCTACTCCTTTTATGTGATCTGGTATTCAGGAAACAAAGATTATAAACTGGAAGAAAAACAAGGAAACGAAAGCCTATGTGTGGAATAA
- the asnB gene encoding asparagine synthase (glutamine-hydrolyzing), protein MCGIIGSINRPFDLSALKLIEHRGPDASEIENFEVGQHKVGLGLVRLAIVELTDAGKQPMISSCGKFAISFNGEIYNHLDLREKLKEINFKGRSDTETILYYLIKFGIDSVSDFNGIFGFSFLDIENKKLFLARDHFGVKPVYFLQDDGHFIFSSEIRPIKYLQENPSPDVENLPTLLRLRYLPSPLTLHKEIQKLKPGHYIEVDLASEKLNYSEKYFPKVISNAQTSFRRNYLEEYGVHLENAVKRQLMADVEIGVLLSGGIDSALVSAIAQKNYDGKLKAFTIGFEGVHAEDEIEAAAETAEILGLEHFSKKINFDNFLSIFEETTRIIEEPLATTSVIPMYYLSQLASEHVKVVLTGQGADEPLGGYQRYQGELISQKIPRGLIRSSRNVVSRMGVKNERILRSANSLGEKNDVQRFLNVYSIFSQAEIIQLLNVKEEKAFDLISYFYNILDCGKKKTAVERMMAIDVRMNLPDDLLLYTDKITMNFSLECRVPMLDTELVRFMEELPTKEKLAFRKTKIIHKEYAKRILPNRIINRKKFAFQSPTKVWFKNYNDQIRELLLKPGIFTEIFNVNGLHQVLDDHLKGYNREKQIFLLLSIYYWLEENLSSGQKIKR, encoded by the coding sequence ATGTGTGGAATAATTGGATCAATAAACCGTCCCTTTGATTTATCGGCCCTAAAGCTTATCGAGCACAGGGGCCCGGATGCTTCCGAAATTGAAAATTTTGAGGTTGGTCAACACAAAGTTGGTCTTGGTCTGGTAAGGCTTGCAATCGTTGAGCTAACGGATGCTGGAAAACAGCCTATGATTTCTTCCTGTGGGAAATTTGCTATCAGTTTTAATGGCGAGATCTATAACCATTTGGATCTTCGTGAAAAGTTGAAGGAGATTAACTTTAAAGGCAGGTCGGATACCGAAACGATATTGTATTACTTAATCAAATTTGGAATTGACAGTGTATCGGATTTCAATGGGATATTCGGTTTTTCATTTCTTGATATAGAAAACAAAAAGCTTTTTTTGGCAAGGGACCATTTTGGTGTAAAGCCTGTTTACTTTCTTCAGGATGATGGGCACTTTATTTTTTCATCTGAAATTCGACCCATAAAATATTTACAGGAAAATCCTTCCCCAGATGTAGAAAACCTACCTACGCTCTTGCGTTTGCGTTATCTTCCTTCGCCATTAACCCTACATAAAGAAATCCAAAAGTTAAAACCTGGACATTATATAGAAGTAGATTTAGCTTCTGAAAAACTTAACTATTCAGAAAAATATTTTCCAAAAGTAATTTCCAATGCTCAAACATCATTCCGTAGAAATTATTTGGAGGAATATGGAGTTCACCTCGAAAATGCCGTAAAAAGACAATTAATGGCCGATGTAGAAATTGGGGTTTTGCTAAGTGGTGGGATAGATTCCGCATTGGTTTCCGCCATTGCCCAAAAAAACTATGATGGTAAATTAAAAGCGTTTACTATTGGATTTGAAGGTGTGCACGCGGAAGATGAGATTGAGGCAGCTGCTGAGACTGCGGAGATCTTAGGTCTGGAGCATTTCTCAAAAAAAATAAACTTTGATAATTTTCTTTCTATTTTCGAGGAAACCACAAGAATTATCGAGGAGCCTCTGGCAACTACTTCTGTTATCCCAATGTATTATCTTTCCCAACTTGCTTCAGAACACGTTAAAGTTGTTCTTACAGGCCAAGGTGCCGATGAGCCTTTGGGAGGTTATCAAAGGTATCAGGGAGAACTTATTTCACAAAAAATCCCGAGAGGTCTTATTCGGTCTTCGAGAAATGTGGTTTCTAGAATGGGCGTAAAAAACGAACGTATTCTTCGCTCCGCAAATTCTCTGGGAGAGAAAAATGATGTACAACGTTTTTTAAATGTCTATTCCATATTTAGTCAAGCTGAAATAATTCAGTTGCTCAATGTAAAAGAGGAAAAAGCCTTTGATCTGATATCCTATTTTTATAATATCCTAGACTGCGGCAAAAAGAAAACAGCAGTGGAAAGGATGATGGCCATTGACGTTAGAATGAACCTTCCGGACGATTTGTTGTTATATACTGACAAAATTACAATGAACTTTTCTTTGGAATGTAGGGTGCCCATGCTCGATACGGAATTGGTTAGATTTATGGAAGAACTCCCTACTAAGGAAAAACTGGCATTTAGGAAGACCAAAATAATACATAAGGAATACGCCAAACGCATTCTTCCCAATCGGATAATTAACCGCAAGAAATTTGCATTCCAATCGCCAACAAAAGTATGGTTCAAAAATTATAACGATCAAATAAGGGAGTTGCTGCTAAAACCAGGAATTTTCACCGAAATCTTCAATGTAAATGGATTGCATCAAGTTTTGGACGATCATTTAAAGGGTTATAATCGAGAGAAGCAGATTTTCCTTTTGTTGAGCATTTATTATTGGCTTGAAGAAAACTTGTCGTCTGGACAGAAGATTAAAAGATGA